Proteins from a genomic interval of Bradyrhizobium sp. CCGB01:
- a CDS encoding GNAT family N-acetyltransferase: MNKASDSGTGPRAFPVGPYSDLTVFQEGDRLRVVADGVTALELRLRDRGDHLEILNASEDLQLAARAVSASAEALLAWRPGADRLVLDFADGASLARALMDGGLAIMSEGQLVLLSELVMQRRDNWLVNPGRPPFSQLHVMTDGRRHPRRAAKPTGKVYGRFIPWLSEVISFRVADLENDLHLLHRWMNDPRVDAFWNEAGDLDKHRRYLAGILADPHMLPLIGCFGDEPFGYFELYWAKENRIAPFYNAGDYDRGWHVVVGEDAFRGRRYISAWLPSLMHYMFLDDCRTQRIVGEPAAAHSQQLRNLELSGFAKIKNFDFPHKRATLVMLMRERFFGDRLWLPAAAGQAVLS, from the coding sequence ATGAACAAGGCTTCGGATTCCGGGACCGGACCTCGTGCGTTTCCGGTCGGCCCATATTCTGATCTGACCGTTTTTCAGGAGGGCGATCGCCTTCGCGTCGTTGCCGACGGCGTCACGGCACTGGAACTTCGGCTTCGGGATCGGGGCGATCACCTCGAGATCCTGAATGCGTCGGAGGACCTTCAGCTTGCGGCACGGGCTGTGTCGGCGTCCGCCGAAGCGCTGCTCGCTTGGCGGCCGGGTGCTGATCGGCTCGTTCTGGATTTCGCCGATGGAGCATCGCTTGCACGAGCGCTGATGGACGGCGGTCTGGCCATCATGTCCGAGGGACAATTGGTGCTGCTTTCCGAACTGGTCATGCAGCGACGGGACAATTGGCTGGTGAACCCCGGGCGACCGCCATTCTCGCAGCTCCACGTCATGACGGACGGACGGAGGCATCCGCGTCGCGCCGCAAAACCGACGGGAAAAGTGTATGGCCGGTTCATTCCCTGGCTGTCCGAGGTCATCTCGTTCCGCGTGGCCGATCTCGAGAATGACCTCCACTTGCTGCATCGCTGGATGAATGACCCTCGCGTCGATGCATTCTGGAACGAGGCGGGCGATCTCGACAAGCATCGTCGATATCTGGCCGGCATCCTGGCCGACCCGCATATGCTGCCGCTGATCGGCTGCTTCGGTGATGAGCCATTTGGTTATTTCGAGCTCTATTGGGCCAAGGAAAACCGCATCGCGCCGTTTTATAACGCTGGCGACTATGACCGGGGATGGCATGTGGTCGTAGGCGAGGATGCTTTTCGTGGCCGTCGTTACATCAGCGCGTGGCTGCCCTCGCTGATGCACTATATGTTCCTCGACGATTGCCGGACGCAGCGGATCGTCGGGGAGCCGGCGGCGGCGCATTCCCAGCAGCTTCGCAATCTCGAGCTCTCGGGATTTGCGAAGATCAAGAATTTCGACTTTCCCCACAAGCGCGCGACCCTGGTGATGCTGATGCGCGAGCGCTTCTTCGGCGATCGGCTCTGGCTTCCGGCAGCCGCCGGCCAGGCGGTCCTGTCCTAA
- a CDS encoding cyclic peptide export ABC transporter: MNSRSGLTAQILHLLRPYWPLVLGGIALGLVGGASVAALLAVVNRGLYATQADVVTLLFAFAGLCLLILIGSIGADISANYVGQRIIAELRKSLAARILAAPIDQLEIYRTHRLIPVLTQDVDTISDFAFFFSSFFVSLVIALGCMVYLAVLSWPLFLITGAVIILGSLAHGYARTRGVHGFSAARDSEDQLHKQYRAIAEGAKELRLNRVRRRRVYVEQLQRTVDRISSVQIRSINLFVTARAFGTMLFFVVIGVALTLRPFLWPDSPAAVSSGFVLVLLYMRGPIDQVIGILPALGRAQVAMRRIVELSEQFSTPEHDLLATAPAAPGKTAIESIELRGVTYAFRAVPGSDPFVLGPVDLFVRQGDIVFIVGQNGSGKTTLIKLLLGLYAPHGGTMLRDGSPVLAETRDDYRQLFTTIFSDYYLFEDLIRGEGGVVPDVAERYLQRLEVAHKVSVEKGVFTTTDLSTGQRKRLALMNAWVEERPVLVFDEWAADQDPAFRHIFYTELLPDLKRLGKTIIVISHDDRYFGIADHLVRLRDGKIVASEVKADNVAGASAVPTDAPL, encoded by the coding sequence ATGAACTCACGAAGCGGCCTGACGGCGCAGATCCTGCACCTCCTGCGGCCCTATTGGCCGCTCGTGCTCGGCGGCATCGCTCTGGGTCTGGTGGGTGGCGCCAGCGTCGCGGCGTTGCTCGCGGTCGTCAATCGCGGGCTCTATGCGACGCAGGCCGACGTCGTCACACTGCTTTTCGCATTCGCCGGCTTGTGTCTCCTGATCCTGATCGGCTCCATCGGCGCCGATATCAGCGCCAATTATGTCGGACAGCGGATTATCGCCGAGCTTCGCAAGTCGCTGGCCGCCAGGATCCTGGCGGCGCCGATCGATCAGCTCGAAATCTACCGGACGCATCGCCTGATCCCGGTCCTCACCCAGGACGTCGATACGATCAGTGATTTCGCGTTCTTCTTTTCGTCCTTTTTCGTGTCGCTCGTGATTGCGCTCGGCTGCATGGTTTACCTTGCAGTGCTGTCGTGGCCACTTTTCCTGATCACGGGAGCCGTCATCATCCTGGGGTCGCTTGCGCATGGCTATGCAAGAACGCGAGGCGTTCACGGCTTCAGTGCGGCGCGCGATTCGGAAGATCAGCTGCACAAGCAGTATCGCGCGATCGCTGAAGGCGCCAAGGAGCTGCGTCTCAATCGCGTACGCCGTCGGCGCGTCTATGTCGAGCAACTTCAGCGCACGGTCGACCGGATCAGCTCGGTGCAGATCAGGTCGATCAATCTGTTCGTGACGGCGCGGGCGTTCGGCACGATGCTGTTTTTCGTGGTGATCGGCGTGGCGCTGACCCTGCGTCCGTTCCTGTGGCCGGACAGCCCCGCCGCGGTGTCCAGTGGCTTCGTGCTGGTCCTGCTCTATATGCGCGGACCGATTGATCAGGTCATCGGTATCCTGCCGGCGCTTGGCCGCGCCCAGGTCGCGATGCGCCGCATTGTGGAGCTTTCCGAGCAGTTCTCGACTCCCGAGCATGATCTGCTGGCCACTGCTCCTGCCGCGCCGGGCAAGACCGCGATCGAATCCATCGAGCTTCGCGGCGTGACCTATGCCTTCCGCGCCGTGCCGGGAAGTGACCCTTTTGTCCTTGGGCCCGTCGATCTTTTTGTCCGGCAGGGAGACATCGTCTTCATCGTGGGGCAGAATGGAAGCGGAAAGACGACCCTGATCAAGCTGTTGCTGGGCCTGTATGCTCCGCACGGCGGCACGATGCTTCGCGACGGTTCGCCCGTCCTGGCGGAGACGCGGGACGATTACCGCCAGCTCTTCACGACCATTTTTTCCGACTACTATCTGTTCGAAGATCTCATACGTGGAGAAGGCGGCGTAGTTCCGGATGTCGCGGAACGCTACCTTCAGCGATTGGAAGTCGCGCACAAGGTCTCCGTCGAGAAAGGCGTATTCACGACGACGGACCTGTCGACCGGGCAGCGCAAGCGATTGGCCCTGATGAATGCATGGGTCGAGGAAAGACCCGTCCTCGTGTTCGACGAGTGGGCCGCGGATCAGGATCCGGCCTTCCGGCACATCTTCTACACGGAGCTTCTGCCCGATCTGAAGCGTCTCGGAAAAACTATCATCGTGATTTCGCACGATGATCGCTATTTCGGGATCGCGGATCATCTGGTGCGGCTGCGCGACGGCAAGATCGTCGCAAGCGAGGTGAAGGCCGATAACGTCGCCGGGGCTTCCGCAGTTCCGACCGACGCGCCGCTTTAG
- a CDS encoding siderophore-interacting protein — protein sequence MIDHLAEHDIAFEKRDGLMVAKLPFGTSSLAVEAEALKIRVEANDKGNLEMLRSVVASHVIEFAGDDAPTIVWSGHESSGGMLANFREVRLKAAITLTPHMRRLTFTGDDIARFANDDELHVRLYFPPEGLAKPEWPWPAPDGRILWPEPDRRPITRYYTIRRIDLPSREIDIDFVVHDHAGPGSAFAVNAKAGAICGMAGPLGRGIRPARWLLLAGDETALPAIARILETLPATATGEAFIEVADRREEVPLIAPRGVAIRWLHRAGRPAGTTQLLVDAVKAVQWPDHREVFAWVACEAQALKALRNHLRDERKLSRDQHLAVAYWSLRQP from the coding sequence ATGATCGATCATCTGGCCGAGCATGACATCGCCTTCGAGAAGCGGGACGGTCTCATGGTGGCGAAATTGCCGTTCGGCACCAGTTCCCTCGCCGTCGAGGCGGAAGCCCTCAAGATCCGCGTCGAGGCCAACGACAAGGGCAATCTGGAGATGCTGCGCTCGGTCGTCGCCTCGCATGTGATCGAGTTCGCGGGCGACGACGCACCGACCATCGTTTGGTCCGGTCATGAATCCAGCGGCGGCATGCTGGCCAACTTCCGCGAGGTGCGGCTGAAGGCCGCGATCACCCTGACGCCGCACATGCGGCGGCTGACCTTTACAGGCGACGACATCGCCCGTTTCGCGAACGACGACGAGCTGCACGTGCGGCTGTACTTCCCGCCCGAAGGCCTCGCCAAGCCCGAATGGCCGTGGCCCGCTCCCGACGGGCGTATCCTGTGGCCGGAGCCCGACCGCAGGCCCATCACCCGTTATTACACGATCCGTCGCATCGACCTGCCGAGCCGCGAGATCGATATCGACTTCGTGGTCCATGATCACGCCGGACCGGGCTCGGCGTTTGCCGTCAACGCGAAGGCCGGCGCCATCTGCGGCATGGCCGGTCCGCTCGGCCGCGGCATTCGTCCGGCGCGCTGGTTGCTGCTGGCGGGCGACGAAACCGCCCTGCCCGCCATCGCGCGAATTCTCGAGACGCTGCCGGCGACGGCGACGGGTGAGGCCTTCATCGAGGTTGCGGATCGGCGCGAAGAAGTTCCGCTGATCGCCCCGCGCGGCGTAGCGATCCGCTGGCTGCATCGCGCCGGCCGTCCGGCCGGGACGACGCAGCTCCTGGTCGACGCCGTCAAGGCAGTGCAATGGCCCGACCATCGGGAGGTCTTCGCCTGGGTCGCGTGTGAGGCGCAGGCGCTGAAGGCCCTGCGAAACCATTTGCGCGACGAGCGAAAGCTCTCCCGCGATCAGCATCTGGCCGTCGCCTATTGGAGCCTGCGCCAACCATGA
- a CDS encoding ATP-binding cassette domain-containing protein produces MTFQHAQTGERTLALPTGITQASPDVPAPLFELDRVGFAVGGRALLEPLTLSLPARSVVGLIGHNGSGKSTLLKLLSRQQPSSSGTIRFEGRALRAWSDRDYARKVAYLPQQTPPAAGMLVKELVALGRYPWHGALGRFGDIDREKVANAMALTHIEPFADRLVDTLSGGERQRVWIAMLVAQDAECLLLDEPTSALDIAHQIEVLSLVKQLARERNLGVVVVLHDVNMAARFCDEIIALHSGKLIARGTPDQIMTPAELETIYGIPMGVMPSPDHGHLISFAR; encoded by the coding sequence ATGACGTTCCAACATGCGCAGACGGGCGAAAGGACGCTCGCCTTGCCAACCGGAATCACGCAGGCCTCGCCCGATGTACCCGCGCCCCTGTTCGAGCTCGACCGGGTCGGCTTCGCGGTAGGCGGGCGCGCGCTGCTCGAACCGCTCACCTTGTCCCTCCCCGCGCGCAGCGTCGTCGGGCTGATCGGACATAACGGCTCCGGCAAATCGACCCTGCTGAAATTGTTGTCGCGCCAGCAGCCAAGCTCGTCGGGAACGATTCGTTTCGAAGGCCGCGCGCTGCGCGCATGGAGCGATCGGGACTATGCCCGCAAGGTCGCCTATCTGCCGCAGCAGACGCCACCTGCCGCCGGCATGCTCGTCAAGGAGCTGGTTGCACTCGGCCGATATCCCTGGCACGGCGCGCTCGGCCGGTTCGGCGACATCGATCGCGAGAAGGTCGCGAACGCCATGGCGCTAACCCATATCGAGCCGTTCGCGGATCGGCTGGTCGATACGCTGTCGGGCGGCGAGCGACAGCGGGTCTGGATCGCCATGCTGGTCGCGCAGGATGCCGAATGCCTGCTGCTCGACGAGCCGACCTCGGCGCTGGACATCGCCCATCAGATCGAGGTGCTGTCGCTCGTCAAACAGCTCGCCCGCGAACGCAATCTCGGCGTGGTCGTTGTGCTCCACGACGTCAACATGGCCGCCCGCTTCTGCGACGAGATCATCGCGCTCCATTCCGGAAAGCTGATCGCTCGTGGCACGCCGGACCAGATCATGACGCCGGCCGAACTCGAGACCATCTATGGCATCCCGATGGGCGTGATGCCGTCACCGGATCACGGCCATCTCATCAGCTTCGCGCGGTAG
- the fhuB gene encoding Fe(3+)-hydroxamate ABC transporter permease FhuB, with the protein MSKVDALPARSGFDMHPAILIGLLVTAAAALTWRNLSGYLPVSAWLQVLWQPEITDPQQMLVHYTVFPRIAVALLAGAALGLAGTVSQQVLRNPLAEPSTIGVLNGAYLALAVTTLWAPSLLSLGREWIALFGGFAAFLCVFGLTWKRALSPVVLVLAGLIVSYYCAVTTQALVLLNHEYLIGLFIWGAGFLNQQDWSNVTFLAPRLLISIVLIAAMVRPLTLLGFDDETARNLGLGLTRARVFALVIAIALSASVVSVVGVMGFVGLSAPAIVMLSGARRFRDRLIWAPLCGALLLWLTDQLVLLIPPGYREMPAGAVTALIGAPMLLVLLPRLRAAMPMGNLTPSAPPRLDHPWRVILFALAVLLLAVWIALALGVSADGWRWSGLSGLQEFWPWRWPRVVSALAAGATLAVAGTLLQRMTGNPMAAPEVMGISYGAAMGVIVLLYLFPAHTRLAQIGAAGIGAFIVLALVLLFSRRSEFSPERVLLAGVAMSAAFGAIIAMALATGDPRIGTLLALLTGSLYQIGPAEAAILAAAALVLLIMVPMLSRWLDILPLGAATSRSIGISLARSRIIIMLLTALLTATATLMVGLLSLVGFIAPHMARMMGAQRALHQAALAALIGAILMVTADWAGRMVIFPFQMPAGIFAMMLAGPYLIWLLRPQRG; encoded by the coding sequence ATGAGCAAGGTTGATGCGCTGCCGGCGCGGTCCGGCTTCGACATGCATCCGGCGATTCTGATCGGGCTATTGGTGACGGCCGCGGCCGCGCTCACCTGGCGGAACCTGTCCGGATATCTGCCCGTCAGCGCCTGGTTGCAGGTGTTGTGGCAGCCCGAGATCACTGATCCCCAGCAGATGCTCGTGCACTACACCGTGTTTCCGCGCATCGCGGTGGCGCTGCTGGCCGGCGCAGCCCTCGGTCTCGCCGGCACTGTCTCTCAGCAGGTGCTGCGCAATCCGCTCGCTGAACCGAGCACCATCGGTGTGTTGAACGGCGCCTATCTTGCACTGGCCGTGACCACCTTGTGGGCGCCGTCGCTGCTGTCTCTGGGCCGGGAGTGGATTGCGCTGTTCGGCGGGTTCGCTGCGTTCCTGTGCGTGTTCGGGCTGACCTGGAAACGTGCGCTGTCGCCCGTCGTCCTCGTGCTCGCCGGATTGATCGTCAGTTACTACTGCGCCGTGACGACCCAGGCGCTGGTACTGCTCAACCACGAATATCTGATTGGTCTGTTCATCTGGGGCGCTGGCTTCCTCAATCAACAGGACTGGAGCAACGTCACGTTCCTGGCGCCGCGGCTGCTGATTTCGATCGTCCTGATTGCGGCGATGGTTCGTCCGCTGACATTGCTCGGCTTCGACGACGAGACCGCGCGCAATCTGGGCCTCGGATTGACGAGAGCCCGGGTCTTCGCGCTCGTCATCGCGATCGCGCTCAGCGCTTCTGTCGTCAGCGTGGTCGGCGTCATGGGATTTGTCGGCCTGTCCGCGCCGGCGATCGTCATGCTGTCTGGCGCGCGCCGCTTTCGCGATCGGCTGATCTGGGCGCCTCTTTGCGGCGCCCTGCTGCTGTGGCTGACGGATCAGCTCGTGCTGTTGATCCCGCCCGGCTATCGCGAAATGCCGGCCGGCGCGGTGACGGCCCTGATCGGCGCGCCGATGTTGCTCGTGTTGCTGCCACGGCTGCGGGCCGCCATGCCGATGGGAAACCTCACGCCATCCGCTCCGCCGCGTCTCGACCACCCCTGGCGCGTGATCCTGTTCGCGCTCGCCGTGCTGCTGCTCGCCGTCTGGATCGCACTCGCCCTCGGGGTCAGCGCCGACGGCTGGCGCTGGAGCGGTCTGTCCGGCTTGCAGGAATTCTGGCCGTGGCGCTGGCCGCGTGTGGTGTCGGCGCTGGCCGCAGGCGCGACGCTGGCGGTCGCCGGTACGCTGCTGCAACGGATGACCGGAAACCCGATGGCCGCGCCGGAGGTCATGGGCATCAGCTATGGCGCCGCGATGGGCGTGATCGTCCTGCTCTATCTCTTTCCCGCCCACACGCGGTTGGCGCAGATAGGGGCGGCCGGGATCGGCGCCTTCATCGTGCTGGCGCTGGTGCTGTTGTTCAGCCGGCGGTCCGAGTTCAGTCCAGAGCGCGTGCTGCTGGCCGGCGTCGCCATGAGTGCAGCGTTCGGCGCGATCATCGCCATGGCGCTGGCCACCGGTGATCCGCGCATCGGCACGCTGCTGGCGCTGCTCACCGGGTCGCTCTACCAGATCGGTCCGGCCGAGGCCGCAATCCTGGCCGCCGCGGCGCTCGTTCTGCTGATCATGGTGCCGATGCTGTCGCGCTGGCTCGACATCCTGCCGCTGGGAGCGGCGACCTCGCGTTCGATCGGCATCTCGCTGGCGAGAAGCCGCATCATCATCATGCTGCTGACGGCGTTGCTGACGGCGACGGCGACGCTGATGGTGGGGCTTCTGAGCCTGGTCGGATTTATCGCGCCGCACATGGCGCGGATGATGGGCGCGCAGCGCGCCCTGCATCAGGCGGCGCTGGCCGCATTGATCGGGGCGATCCTGATGGTCACGGCGGATTGGGCCGGCCGCATGGTGATATTTCCGTTCCAGATGCCCGCCGGCATTTTCGCCATGATGCTGGCCGGCCCCTATCTCATCTGGCTGCTGCGGCCGCAGCGGGGATGA
- a CDS encoding ABC transporter substrate-binding protein, protein MAFAQAAGSPSGPRIAALGWACAQTILALGVVPLVIPEIERYGRLVVEPVVPPGVQEIGLRSEPNLELLQSFAPDIIIIDPSIAAAVPRLKLIAPVEMFTIFRPGGHPLDTARRSTMELAKRLGVQSACEAYFARFDVAMAGYRERLRDRGGKPLYLVSEIARNRALVFGPNSLYQEVLDQFGLKNAWTGQSGPWGYTSVGLEVLAAVPDARLVLMTSRVADVEALLKASPVLRTLPSLRSHRLTVLDNQFFYGGVPAAERFARLLAERLPRESHEQG, encoded by the coding sequence ATGGCATTTGCCCAAGCCGCCGGATCGCCATCCGGGCCCCGGATCGCCGCGCTCGGCTGGGCCTGTGCCCAGACGATCCTGGCGCTCGGCGTCGTGCCGCTGGTGATACCGGAGATCGAGCGCTATGGCCGGCTCGTCGTCGAGCCGGTTGTCCCGCCCGGTGTGCAAGAGATTGGCCTGCGCTCGGAGCCAAATCTCGAGCTTCTCCAGAGCTTCGCGCCCGACATCATCATCATCGATCCCAGCATCGCGGCCGCCGTCCCCCGGCTCAAGCTGATCGCGCCGGTCGAGATGTTCACGATCTTCAGACCCGGCGGTCATCCTCTCGACACGGCACGCCGTTCGACGATGGAGCTTGCGAAGCGTCTCGGGGTGCAGTCGGCGTGCGAAGCCTATTTCGCCCGCTTCGATGTCGCCATGGCCGGCTATCGTGAGCGGCTCCGCGACCGCGGCGGCAAGCCGCTCTATCTCGTCAGCGAGATCGCGCGCAACCGCGCGCTCGTGTTCGGTCCGAACAGCCTCTATCAGGAAGTGCTCGATCAGTTCGGATTGAAGAATGCCTGGACCGGACAGAGCGGCCCATGGGGCTATACCAGTGTGGGCCTCGAAGTGCTTGCCGCGGTTCCGGACGCGCGGCTCGTCCTGATGACCTCGCGGGTTGCCGACGTCGAGGCCCTGCTGAAGGCAAGCCCGGTGCTCCGGACCCTGCCGTCTCTTCGGTCGCATCGGCTGACGGTCCTGGACAATCAGTTCTTCTATGGCGGCGTGCCGGCGGCCGAACGTTTCGCTCGCCTTCTCGCCGAACGTCTGCCGCGGGAAAGCCATGAGCAAGGTTGA
- a CDS encoding alpha/beta hydrolase — protein MSLDPDIAALLEMVQAGTESGARIPFPQLTAAQARADFDASSPLLDVDPPALGYERRLSLPTRDGAMIEARLYASEAPSERNPVPVFLYMHGGGFVVGSLDSHQPLCRGLVEDSGAAVLSVGYRLAPEHKFPTAFEDAVDALAWIGREGRAIGLDTHRVAVGGDSAGGTLAAALAIEARANGNLPRPVLQVLAYPGLSSRQTSASYERYGSGHLLERSTVDWFFQQYLRDDSNRDDWRFAPLAANDLSGLAPAFIVLAEFDPLVDEGRDYAARLSAAGVPVDLRVYPGMIHEFLRMGNVVADALQARAAIGQALASAFRAAGEGAA, from the coding sequence TTGAGTCTTGATCCAGACATCGCCGCATTGCTTGAGATGGTGCAGGCGGGCACCGAGAGCGGCGCGCGCATCCCGTTTCCGCAGTTGACCGCCGCGCAGGCGCGGGCCGATTTCGATGCGTCCTCGCCGCTGCTCGATGTCGATCCGCCGGCGCTTGGCTACGAGCGCCGTCTCTCGCTGCCGACGCGGGACGGCGCGATGATCGAGGCGCGGCTCTATGCAAGTGAGGCGCCGAGCGAACGCAATCCGGTCCCGGTCTTTCTCTATATGCATGGCGGCGGCTTCGTCGTCGGCAGCCTCGATTCGCATCAACCATTGTGCCGCGGCCTTGTCGAGGACAGCGGCGCGGCCGTGCTGTCGGTCGGCTACAGGCTTGCGCCGGAGCACAAGTTTCCGACCGCCTTCGAGGATGCGGTCGATGCGCTGGCCTGGATCGGCCGCGAGGGCCGCGCGATCGGGCTCGACACGCACCGCGTTGCCGTCGGCGGCGACAGCGCCGGCGGGACGCTTGCCGCCGCGCTCGCGATTGAGGCGAGGGCAAATGGCAACCTTCCGCGGCCGGTGCTTCAGGTTCTCGCCTATCCCGGCCTCAGCTCCAGGCAGACCTCCGCGTCCTACGAACGGTATGGCTCCGGCCATCTCCTGGAGCGCAGCACCGTCGATTGGTTCTTCCAGCAATATCTCCGCGACGATTCCAATCGCGACGATTGGCGCTTCGCACCGCTTGCGGCAAACGATCTATCGGGCCTGGCTCCCGCGTTCATCGTGCTCGCCGAGTTCGATCCCCTGGTGGATGAGGGGCGCGACTATGCGGCACGCCTCAGCGCGGCCGGCGTTCCGGTCGACCTGCGCGTCTATCCGGGCATGATCCATGAATTCCTGCGCATGGGGAATGTCGTGGCCGATGCCTTGCAGGCGAGGGCAGCGATCGGGCAGGCGCTGGCGAGCGCCTTTCGTGCCGCCGGCGAAGGAGCGGCTTGA